From the Theobroma cacao cultivar B97-61/B2 chromosome 2, Criollo_cocoa_genome_V2, whole genome shotgun sequence genome, one window contains:
- the LOC18610035 gene encoding vacuolar iron transporter 1, with protein MAGEEIIRGNIEPEKQSLLNQHKEKHFTAGEIVRDIIIGVSDGLTVPFALAAGLSGANATSSIVLTAGIAEVAAGAISMGLGGYLAAKSEADHYARELRREEEEIISVPDTEAAEVAEILAGYGIEPHEYAPVVNALRKRPQAWLDFMMKFELGLEKPDPRRALQSAFTIAVAYILGGLVPLFPYMFIPRARDAVAASVILTIAALLIFGYAKGYFTGNKPVKSALQTAFIGAIASAAAFGLAKVVHP; from the exons ATGGCTGGAGAAGAAATCATCAGAGGAAACATTGAACCCGAGAAGCAAAGCCTTCTCAATCAGCACAAGGAAAAGCATTTCACCGCCGGGGAGATTGTCCGCGACATCATCATCGGCGTATCCGACGGTCTCACCGTGCCCTTTGCTCTTGCCGCTGGATTGTCTGGTGCCAATGCCACCTCTTCCATTGTTCTCACCGCTGGCATCGCTGAGGTTGCCGCTGGTGCCATCTCCATGGGACTTGGCGG GTACCTAGCGGCTAAAAGTGAAGCCGATCATTATGCGAGGGAGTTGagaagagaggaagaagaaatcaTTTCCGTGCCTGATACAG AGGCGGCGGAGGTGGCTGAAATACTGGCGGGGTATGGGATAGAACCCCATGAATATGCGCCCGTAGTCAACGCTCTCAGGAAAAGGCCTCAGGCTTGGCTTGATTTCATGATGAA GTTTGAGCTGGGATTAGAGAAGCCAGACCCAAGAAGAGCATTACAGAGCGCATTCACCATTGCTGTTGCTTACATTTTGGGTGGATTGGTGCCCCTCTTTCCTTATATGTTCATTCCAAGAGCTAGGGATGCTGTGGCTGCATCAGTGATCTTAACCATAGCAGCACTCCTGATCTTTGGCTACGCCAAGGGTTACTTCACCGGCAACAAACCCGTAAAAAGTGCTTTGCAAACTGCTTTCATTGGTGCCATTGCATCTGCTGCTGCTTTTGGCTTGGCTAAGGTTGTCCATCCATAG